The proteins below come from a single Rhizobium lentis genomic window:
- a CDS encoding ABC transporter permease, whose amino-acid sequence MIRYILQRLFGMIVVMFLVVTIVFVIVRVTPGDPAAVMLGPDATPQDIADLRARLGLDQSLGLQYAYYIGQLLKGDLGQSIFLNMPVTAALVDRAEPTFFLTLFSLAIASIIALPIGIYAAYRRGSFIDQAATTLAMFAASIPSFWLGLILMQFFAVRLNLFPVSGYGGPGSTFADRMYHLTLPAFALGIVSSALILRFTRASMLDVLGDDYIRTARAKGLIERKVILKHALKNALIPILTVLGLTAAVLISGAVVTETVFGLPGVGNLVVSAVLRRDYPVIQGALLVIAALYVLINFAIDMLYLLVDPRVRY is encoded by the coding sequence ATGATACGCTACATCCTCCAGCGCCTGTTCGGCATGATCGTCGTGATGTTTCTGGTCGTCACGATCGTCTTCGTCATCGTGCGCGTGACGCCGGGCGATCCGGCCGCCGTCATGCTCGGGCCAGATGCGACGCCGCAGGATATTGCCGATCTCCGGGCCCGGCTCGGCCTCGATCAATCGCTCGGGCTGCAATATGCCTATTATATAGGCCAGTTGCTGAAGGGCGATCTCGGCCAGTCGATCTTCCTCAACATGCCGGTCACCGCAGCACTTGTCGATCGGGCCGAACCGACCTTCTTCCTGACGCTGTTTTCGCTTGCCATCGCCAGCATCATCGCCCTGCCGATCGGCATCTATGCCGCCTATCGACGTGGTTCCTTCATTGACCAGGCGGCCACGACGCTCGCCATGTTCGCCGCCAGCATTCCAAGCTTCTGGCTCGGCCTCATCCTGATGCAGTTCTTCGCCGTCCGGCTCAACCTCTTCCCAGTCTCGGGTTATGGCGGGCCGGGCTCGACCTTTGCGGACCGGATGTATCACCTGACGCTGCCGGCCTTCGCGCTCGGTATCGTCTCTTCGGCGCTGATCCTGCGCTTTACCCGCGCCTCGATGCTCGATGTGCTCGGCGACGACTATATCCGCACCGCGCGCGCCAAGGGGCTGATCGAGCGCAAGGTCATCCTCAAGCATGCACTGAAGAATGCGCTGATCCCGATCCTGACCGTGCTCGGCCTGACCGCCGCCGTGCTGATCTCGGGTGCGGTTGTCACCGAGACCGTCTTCGGCTTGCCCGGGGTCGGCAATCTCGTCGTCTCGGCGGTGCTGCGCCGCGACTATCCCGTCATCCAGGGGGCACTGCTCGTCATCGCCGCCCTCTACGTGCTGATCAATTTTGCGATCGACATGCTCTACCTGCTGGTCGATCCGAGGGTGCGCTACTGA
- a CDS encoding ABC transporter substrate-binding protein yields MKTLVAFLLGTALVALPSTLLAQEKGGVINVATIGEPPTLDPMSSTADLVGIVTQHIFETLYTFDKSWNVTPLLAESLPEISADGKTYTIKLRTGIKFHDNTEMTSEDVVASLGRWMKIASRGKQVAGFIDKIAATDPSTVTITLKQPYAPLTSLLAFNNSAAIIIPSEKQDEPMKEFIGTGPYMLKERKADQYIQLVRFDGYVSRSGDSDGYGGARHQYLDEIRFVPVPDPNTRVEAAISGQYDYVDSIPVESYDKLKASTASQPVMLKPFGYPVFVFNTKEGAAANVEVRKAIRQALSMEDMLAAAFGSKDFYALDGAIYPKSFAWSTDAGVEGAYNVADPEGAAAAAKKAGYNGEPIRILTSRQYEFHYKMAQVAAEYLKLAGFTVDMQVVDWATLTQRRTDPKLWDIYITHSPFLPEPALIGSLSTSSPGWWDTPARKAAVDAFTSEVDPKKRVALWADVQKAVYADAPFMKIGDFNAVSAKSVKLEGVDPAPWPYFWNASIKK; encoded by the coding sequence ATGAAAACATTGGTCGCATTCCTTCTCGGCACTGCCCTTGTCGCCCTGCCTTCGACGCTGCTTGCCCAGGAAAAGGGCGGTGTCATCAATGTCGCGACGATCGGCGAGCCGCCGACGCTCGATCCGATGTCGTCGACGGCCGATCTCGTCGGCATCGTCACGCAGCATATTTTCGAAACGCTCTATACTTTCGACAAGAGCTGGAATGTCACGCCGCTGCTGGCCGAGAGCCTGCCTGAGATCAGCGCCGACGGCAAAACCTATACGATCAAGCTCAGGACCGGCATCAAGTTCCACGACAATACAGAGATGACGTCGGAGGATGTCGTCGCCTCGCTTGGCCGATGGATGAAGATCGCCTCGCGCGGCAAGCAGGTGGCGGGCTTCATCGACAAGATCGCGGCGACCGATCCGTCGACGGTTACCATCACCCTGAAGCAGCCCTATGCGCCGCTGACCTCGCTGCTCGCCTTCAACAATTCGGCGGCGATCATCATCCCGTCCGAAAAGCAGGACGAGCCGATGAAGGAATTCATCGGCACCGGCCCCTATATGCTGAAGGAGCGCAAGGCCGACCAGTATATCCAGCTCGTCCGCTTCGACGGGTATGTCTCGCGCAGCGGCGACAGCGATGGTTATGGCGGCGCCCGTCATCAATATCTCGATGAAATCCGCTTCGTGCCGGTGCCGGACCCGAACACCCGCGTCGAGGCCGCCATTTCCGGCCAGTATGATTATGTCGACTCGATCCCGGTCGAATCCTACGACAAACTGAAGGCATCGACCGCCTCGCAGCCGGTCATGCTGAAGCCCTTCGGCTATCCGGTTTTCGTCTTCAACACCAAGGAAGGTGCTGCTGCAAACGTCGAGGTGCGCAAGGCGATCCGCCAGGCGCTCAGCATGGAAGACATGCTGGCGGCGGCTTTCGGCAGCAAGGATTTTTATGCGCTCGACGGCGCCATCTATCCGAAGTCCTTTGCCTGGTCGACGGATGCCGGCGTCGAGGGTGCCTATAATGTCGCCGATCCGGAAGGGGCGGCGGCTGCCGCCAAGAAGGCCGGCTACAACGGCGAGCCGATCCGCATCCTGACCAGCCGTCAGTACGAGTTCCACTACAAGATGGCGCAGGTCGCCGCCGAATATCTGAAGCTTGCCGGCTTCACCGTCGACATGCAGGTCGTGGATTGGGCGACGCTGACGCAGCGCCGCACCGATCCGAAGCTCTGGGACATCTACATCACCCACAGCCCCTTCCTGCCGGAGCCGGCGCTCATCGGCTCGCTGTCGACGAGTTCGCCCGGCTGGTGGGATACGCCGGCCCGCAAGGCCGCCGTCGACGCCTTCACGTCCGAAGTCGATCCGAAGAAGCGCGTGGCGCTCTGGGCCGATGTCCAGAAGGCCGTTTATGCAGACGCGCCCTTCATGAAGATCGGCGATTTCAACGCCGTCTCGGCGAAATCGGTCAAGCTCGAAGGCGTCGATCCGGCTCCCTGGCCGTATTTCTGGAATGCCTCGATCAAGAAGTGA
- a CDS encoding DUF1349 domain-containing protein, with translation MNIDFNQGKWLNEPASWHADDTGLTMTTGEKTDFWRETYYGFTRDSGHFLAFPTGESFTAQIRIQGEFRTLYDQAGLMVRIDEKRWVKTGVEFTDGEPFLSTVVTDGRSDWSVSQPFKELEDFRIRVTVANGAMRIQASRDGSHWPLLRLAPFPAADRYEVGPTACTPERSGLRVRFSEFSVGPAITTGLHDLS, from the coding sequence ATGAATATCGACTTCAACCAGGGAAAATGGCTGAACGAGCCGGCCAGCTGGCACGCCGACGACACCGGCCTGACGATGACAACAGGCGAGAAGACCGATTTTTGGCGCGAAACCTATTACGGCTTCACCCGCGACAGCGGCCACTTCCTCGCCTTTCCCACCGGCGAGAGCTTCACCGCGCAGATCCGCATCCAGGGCGAATTCCGCACCCTCTACGACCAGGCCGGCCTGATGGTGCGCATTGACGAAAAACGCTGGGTGAAGACAGGCGTCGAATTCACCGACGGCGAACCCTTCCTCAGCACCGTCGTCACCGACGGCAGATCCGACTGGTCAGTGTCGCAGCCCTTCAAGGAATTGGAGGATTTCCGCATCCGCGTGACGGTGGCAAACGGCGCAATGCGCATCCAGGCCTCCCGCGACGGCAGCCATTGGCCGCTACTGCGGTTAGCGCCCTTCCCGGCTGCCGATCGCTATGAGGTGGGGCCGACAGCCTGTACGCCGGAGCGGAGTGGGTTGAGGGTGCGGTTTTCGGAGTTTTCGGTTGGGCCGGCGATTACGACGGGGCTGCATGATTTGAGTTAG
- the thiM gene encoding hydroxyethylthiazole kinase: protein MQNRTTPGAMLKAMREKPPLVQCITNYVAMNIAANVLLASGASPAMVHAAEEAGEFAGIASALTVNIGTLSTQWLDGMQAAAKAAASAGKPWVLDPVAHYATAFRRNAVADLLALKPTIIRGNASEIIALAGGESRGQGVDSRDPVDEAEESARRLAERQQAIVAVTGAVDFVTDGQRAVRVHGGSVLMPRVTALGCSLTCLVGAFAATVPEDMFGATVAALATFAVAGEDAALGAAGPGSFSWRFLDALSALDAETLDARARISAA from the coding sequence ATGCAGAACAGAACTACACCGGGCGCCATGCTGAAGGCGATGCGCGAAAAGCCGCCGCTCGTTCAGTGCATCACCAATTATGTTGCCATGAACATCGCGGCCAACGTGCTGCTGGCATCCGGCGCTTCGCCCGCCATGGTGCACGCCGCAGAAGAAGCCGGCGAATTCGCCGGCATCGCAAGCGCGCTGACCGTCAATATCGGCACGCTGTCGACGCAATGGCTCGACGGCATGCAGGCGGCGGCGAAGGCCGCGGCATCCGCCGGAAAGCCCTGGGTCCTTGATCCGGTCGCCCACTATGCCACGGCCTTCCGCCGCAATGCGGTCGCCGATCTGCTGGCGCTCAAGCCGACGATCATCCGCGGCAACGCTTCCGAAATCATCGCACTTGCTGGCGGAGAAAGCCGCGGCCAAGGCGTCGACAGCCGCGATCCGGTCGATGAGGCGGAGGAGTCGGCGCGGCGGCTCGCCGAGCGGCAGCAGGCGATCGTCGCCGTCACCGGTGCGGTCGATTTCGTTACCGATGGCCAAAGGGCCGTCCGCGTCCATGGCGGATCGGTCCTGATGCCGCGGGTCACGGCGCTTGGCTGCTCGCTCACCTGCCTCGTCGGTGCCTTCGCCGCCACAGTGCCGGAGGATATGTTCGGGGCGACAGTCGCCGCGCTTGCGACCTTCGCGGTCGCCGGGGAGGATGCCGCACTCGGAGCGGCCGGCCCCGGCTCCTTTTCCTGGCGTTTCCTCGATGCGCTGTCGGCGCTCGACGCCGAAACGCTCGACGCCAGGGCAAGGATATCGGCCGCATGA
- the thiE gene encoding thiamine phosphate synthase, whose product MKAFDLSLYLVLDPDLCAGIGMVETARLAVAGGATMVQLRDKQAGTARMIETGRALRAALDGTGALLIVNDDAEAAIAIGADGLHIGQEDMDARTARGMIGPEMILGLSVETAPLAAAVDPDLVDYTGVGPVFATPTKADHKQPIGFDGLARLVKASPVPSVAIGGLKADHVAEVFAAGARGLAVVSAIAGTPDPEAATRRIAAEIRKVRP is encoded by the coding sequence ATGAAGGCGTTCGACCTCTCGCTCTATCTCGTTCTCGACCCTGATCTCTGCGCCGGGATCGGCATGGTCGAGACCGCACGCCTTGCCGTTGCCGGCGGCGCGACGATGGTGCAATTGCGTGACAAACAGGCCGGCACAGCCCGTATGATCGAGACGGGCCGCGCCTTGAGAGCGGCGCTCGATGGCACCGGCGCGCTCCTCATCGTCAACGACGATGCCGAGGCGGCCATCGCCATCGGCGCCGATGGCCTGCATATAGGCCAGGAGGACATGGATGCGCGCACCGCGCGAGGGATGATCGGACCCGAGATGATCCTCGGCCTCTCGGTGGAAACAGCGCCGCTTGCGGCCGCCGTCGACCCTGATCTCGTCGATTACACCGGCGTCGGACCGGTGTTTGCGACACCGACCAAGGCCGACCACAAGCAGCCGATCGGCTTTGACGGTCTTGCAAGGCTGGTGAAGGCCTCGCCGGTGCCGTCGGTCGCTATCGGCGGTCTCAAGGCGGACCATGTGGCCGAGGTATTTGCAGCAGGCGCCAGGGGGCTTGCCGTCGTCTCCGCCATCGCGGGCACGCCAGACCCCGAGGCGGCCACGCGCCGCATCGCCGCAGAAATCCGAAAGGTGCGTCCATGA
- the thiD gene encoding bifunctional hydroxymethylpyrimidine kinase/phosphomethylpyrimidine kinase has product MIRNVLSIAGSDPSGGAGIQADLKAFSARGVYGMAVLTALTAQNTQGVTGVHLVPPQFVADQINAVFADVRVDAVKIGMIANAGIAEAVAAALGDRRGIIVLDPVMIAKGGAALLAPEAVDVLTRRLLPLATLLTPNLPEAAALLRFPVATNRAEMAAQAERLRALGPAAVLVKGGHLDGDESPDVLATADGLYWFEARRVPTKNTHGTGCTLSSALAAELAKGASTDEAVSIAKDYLAGAVASAGKLSVGSGHGPVQHFHALWKESQ; this is encoded by the coding sequence ATGATCCGCAACGTCCTCTCCATCGCCGGCTCCGACCCCTCGGGCGGCGCCGGCATCCAGGCCGACCTCAAGGCCTTTTCCGCCCGCGGCGTCTATGGCATGGCGGTGCTGACGGCGCTGACGGCGCAGAACACGCAAGGTGTGACCGGCGTGCATCTGGTGCCGCCGCAATTCGTCGCCGACCAGATCAATGCCGTCTTTGCCGATGTGCGCGTCGATGCCGTCAAGATCGGCATGATCGCCAATGCCGGCATCGCCGAGGCTGTTGCCGCAGCGCTTGGCGATCGGCGCGGCATCATCGTTCTCGATCCGGTGATGATCGCCAAGGGCGGCGCCGCCCTGCTCGCGCCCGAGGCGGTCGACGTGCTGACCCGGCGGCTGCTGCCGCTCGCGACGCTTCTGACCCCGAACCTGCCGGAAGCCGCCGCCCTGCTGCGTTTTCCAGTCGCAACAAACCGCGCGGAGATGGCCGCCCAGGCCGAGCGGCTGCGCGCCCTCGGGCCGGCTGCCGTGCTGGTCAAGGGCGGACATCTCGACGGCGACGAGAGCCCCGACGTGCTTGCCACCGCCGACGGCCTCTACTGGTTCGAAGCCCGACGCGTGCCGACCAAGAACACCCACGGCACCGGCTGCACGCTGTCCAGCGCGCTGGCGGCCGAACTTGCCAAGGGCGCCTCGACCGATGAGGCAGTCTCGATCGCCAAGGACTATCTCGCCGGCGCGGTCGCAAGCGCCGGAAAGCTCAGCGTCGGCTCCGGCCACGGTCCGGTTCAGCATTTCCACGCGCTTTGGAAAGAGTCCCAATAG
- a CDS encoding GNAT family N-acetyltransferase: MPDLLVSLYSNRLAELKERADVVGASIRPALPPELHLVVAWIRERFSENWASEVSVAFSRQPVACLIAVEGGELLGFACYDTTARGFFGPTGVDPEARGRGLGLALFSACLQTMKALGHAYAFIGDAGPVDFYASTAGAIAIPAPDKGIYQGMLRSAPK; this comes from the coding sequence ATGCCAGACCTGCTTGTGAGCTTATATTCAAACAGGCTCGCGGAACTGAAAGAGCGGGCCGACGTCGTCGGCGCCTCCATCCGTCCGGCTCTCCCTCCGGAACTGCATCTCGTCGTCGCCTGGATTCGCGAACGGTTCAGCGAAAACTGGGCGAGTGAAGTTTCTGTCGCCTTCTCCCGCCAGCCCGTTGCCTGCCTGATCGCTGTCGAAGGCGGCGAACTGCTCGGTTTTGCCTGCTACGACACAACGGCCCGCGGCTTCTTCGGTCCGACCGGCGTCGATCCGGAAGCACGCGGCAGGGGCCTCGGCCTCGCCCTCTTTTCCGCCTGCCTCCAGACCATGAAGGCGCTCGGCCATGCCTATGCCTTCATCGGCGATGCCGGCCCCGTCGATTTCTACGCGAGCACCGCAGGCGCGATCGCCATCCCTGCCCCCGACAAGGGCATTTACCAAGGCATGCTGAGAAGCGCGCCGAAATGA
- a CDS encoding glycoside hydrolase family 3 N-terminal domain-containing protein — protein sequence MSSTPLALFVGLPNPVISDDEFALFRDTNPLGLFVGRRNQREPEQTKRLIDRFREAVGREDAPVFTDQEGGRVQHLDAGPWPLFRSFGQFAELARRDFDLGKKALRLSSQAMGAMMTELGLSSGCSPVLDLVFETTSAVIGARSFGPDPDVIAALGREVVDGLLETGNMPVMKHIPGHGRATLDSHKERPVVDASRETLAATDFKPFLALKDTPWAMVAHVVYSAYDAELPASVSPVMHEVIRKEMGYEGVLISDCIFMESLAGTLPERVAQVLDAGFDIALHSHGDVSESEAAAKAARPLTDAALKRIAAGKARLGNLKIDVRAAHAEVEDMFASVPVA from the coding sequence TTGTCCTCGACCCCGCTCGCCCTATTCGTCGGCCTCCCAAACCCTGTCATTTCGGATGACGAATTCGCGCTCTTTCGCGACACCAACCCGCTCGGCCTCTTCGTCGGCCGGCGTAACCAGCGTGAGCCGGAGCAGACGAAGCGGCTGATCGACCGCTTCCGCGAAGCCGTCGGCCGAGAGGATGCGCCTGTTTTCACCGACCAGGAGGGCGGCCGCGTTCAGCATCTCGATGCCGGCCCCTGGCCGCTCTTCCGCAGCTTCGGCCAATTCGCCGAGCTTGCCCGCCGCGATTTCGATCTCGGGAAAAAAGCACTGCGCCTTTCCTCCCAGGCCATGGGCGCGATGATGACGGAACTCGGCCTTTCCAGCGGCTGCTCGCCCGTTCTCGATCTCGTCTTCGAGACGACGAGCGCGGTCATCGGCGCCCGCTCCTTCGGCCCCGATCCCGATGTCATCGCTGCCCTCGGCCGGGAGGTGGTCGACGGCCTGCTCGAGACCGGCAACATGCCCGTCATGAAGCATATTCCCGGCCATGGCCGCGCCACGCTCGATTCCCACAAGGAACGACCGGTCGTCGATGCCAGCCGTGAGACGCTCGCCGCCACCGATTTCAAGCCTTTCCTAGCACTGAAGGATACGCCCTGGGCGATGGTCGCCCACGTTGTTTACTCCGCCTACGACGCCGAGCTGCCGGCCTCCGTCTCGCCTGTCATGCACGAGGTGATCCGCAAGGAGATGGGTTACGAGGGCGTGCTGATCTCCGACTGCATCTTCATGGAGTCGCTTGCCGGCACGCTGCCGGAGCGGGTCGCCCAAGTGCTCGACGCGGGCTTCGACATCGCCCTCCACAGCCACGGCGACGTCAGCGAAAGCGAAGCCGCCGCCAAGGCCGCCCGCCCGCTGACGGACGCCGCGCTGAAGCGTATCGCCGCCGGCAAGGCCCGGCTCGGCAATCTCAAGATCGACGTCCGCGCCGCCCATGCCGAGGTCGAAGACATGTTTGCCAGCGTGCCGGTCGCCTGA
- a CDS encoding ABC transporter substrate-binding protein: MKKYLLAAAALTLLSGSAMAQTILTANIEPATTWVRNFNPFNQTSARQSTLDFIYEPLVIFNRFDSNKPVYRLAESFKLSDDLKSIEFKLRPNLKWSDGKPLTAADVKFTYDYLKKFPALDFVSIWTFVTDVQAVDGQTVRFTLANPSSLAAEQISQLPIVPEHIWKDVADPVTFANENPVGSGPLTEVPRFTGQTYDQCRNPNYWDNAHLKVDCIRFPQLADNNQILTATADGTLDWGVSFIPDIDNVYVSKDPAHFHYWYSPSSMVAFLFNLETANENNKKAFNDVKFRRAVGMALDRKTMIDVAGYGYPTLNEDPGLMGELYKSWADPSVKADFGKFATYDADAAKALLDEAGYKDKDGDGFRDNPDGSKIAFSIIVPNSWTDWVDTVNIAVEGMQAVGIDAKIETPEEAVWTGNLIGGKFDAAINSLPASASPYYPYKRAFSASDKGKTRFTAQRWFNPDVEKLVTEFTHTADLAKQKEAMNRAQRIVAENMPMIPVFNNPNWYQYNTKRFTGWSTKENPFVNPSISRTNPARLLNLLALEPVK, encoded by the coding sequence ATGAAAAAATATCTACTTGCAGCCGCAGCACTGACGCTGCTTTCGGGATCCGCCATGGCGCAGACGATCCTGACGGCGAATATCGAACCGGCGACGACCTGGGTTCGCAACTTCAACCCGTTCAACCAGACCTCGGCGCGCCAGTCGACGCTCGACTTCATCTACGAGCCGCTCGTCATCTTCAATCGCTTCGACAGCAACAAGCCGGTCTATCGCCTGGCCGAAAGCTTCAAGCTCTCCGACGATCTGAAGAGCATCGAGTTCAAGCTGCGCCCGAACCTGAAATGGTCGGATGGCAAGCCGTTGACCGCAGCCGACGTCAAGTTCACCTATGACTACCTGAAGAAATTCCCGGCGCTCGACTTCGTCAGCATCTGGACCTTCGTCACCGATGTGCAGGCGGTCGACGGCCAGACGGTGCGCTTCACGCTCGCCAATCCGAGCTCACTTGCCGCCGAGCAGATCTCGCAGCTGCCGATCGTTCCGGAACACATCTGGAAGGATGTCGCCGATCCCGTCACTTTCGCCAACGAGAACCCGGTCGGCAGCGGCCCGTTGACCGAGGTGCCGCGCTTCACCGGCCAGACCTATGACCAGTGCCGCAACCCGAACTACTGGGACAACGCGCATCTGAAGGTCGACTGCATTCGCTTTCCACAGCTTGCCGACAACAATCAGATCCTGACGGCGACGGCCGACGGCACGCTAGATTGGGGTGTCTCCTTCATTCCGGATATCGACAATGTCTATGTCTCCAAGGACCCGGCGCATTTCCACTACTGGTATTCGCCGAGCAGCATGGTCGCCTTCCTGTTCAACCTGGAAACGGCGAACGAAAACAACAAGAAGGCCTTCAACGATGTGAAGTTCCGCCGCGCCGTCGGCATGGCGCTCGATCGCAAGACGATGATCGACGTCGCCGGCTACGGCTATCCGACGCTGAACGAAGACCCCGGCCTGATGGGCGAGCTCTACAAGAGCTGGGCGGATCCGTCCGTCAAGGCCGATTTCGGCAAGTTCGCGACCTATGACGCCGACGCGGCCAAGGCACTGCTCGACGAGGCCGGCTACAAGGACAAGGACGGCGACGGCTTCCGCGACAATCCCGACGGGAGCAAGATCGCCTTCTCGATCATCGTTCCGAACTCCTGGACGGACTGGGTCGATACCGTCAACATCGCCGTCGAAGGCATGCAGGCGGTCGGCATCGACGCCAAGATCGAAACGCCCGAGGAAGCCGTCTGGACCGGCAACCTCATCGGCGGCAAGTTCGATGCGGCGATCAACAGCCTGCCGGCTTCGGCTTCGCCCTATTATCCCTACAAGCGCGCCTTCAGCGCTTCGGACAAGGGCAAGACCCGCTTCACGGCGCAGCGCTGGTTCAATCCTGATGTCGAGAAGCTCGTCACCGAGTTCACCCATACCGCCGACCTTGCCAAGCAGAAGGAAGCGATGAACAGGGCGCAGCGCATCGTCGCCGAAAACATGCCGATGATTCCGGTCTTCAACAATCCGAACTGGTATCAGTACAACACCAAACGCTTCACCGGCTGGTCGACCAAGGAGAACCCGTTCGTCAACCCGTCGATCTCGCGCACCAATCCGGCGCGCCTCTTGAACCTGCTCGCTCTCGAGCCCGTCAAGTAA
- a CDS encoding ABC transporter permease, which translates to MAFLLRRLVFYMAAFIAAATINFFLPRLMPGDPVQIMFSSAGTELPPESLQALKLTFGFVDGPLWQQYLTYLGSIFTGDLGRSIKYFPLPVTSVLGHALVWTVGLMGTATIVSFALGTFLGIVAAWRRGSRFDVIVSVGAIFATSVPAVVTSLIVLFIFGFTLGWFPNGYAADPSLDPAFSLHYIGSVAYHGILPMVTLCTVLIGGFTVTMRNNMINLLGEDYIVMARAKGLSDRHVMLWYAARNALLPTVSSLAIAIGTILGGSLVTEVVYNYPGLGNILYQAILARDYPVIQGQLLIMTATMLIANFIVDVSYVMLDPRLKGA; encoded by the coding sequence ATGGCTTTCCTGCTTCGCCGCCTGGTCTTCTATATGGCGGCCTTCATCGCCGCAGCGACGATCAATTTCTTCCTGCCCCGGCTGATGCCGGGCGACCCGGTGCAGATCATGTTTTCGAGCGCCGGCACCGAACTGCCGCCGGAAAGCCTGCAGGCGCTGAAGCTCACCTTCGGCTTCGTCGACGGCCCGCTCTGGCAGCAATATCTCACCTATCTCGGCAGCATCTTCACCGGCGATCTCGGCCGCTCGATCAAATATTTCCCGCTGCCGGTTACCTCGGTGCTCGGCCATGCTCTCGTCTGGACCGTCGGCCTGATGGGAACGGCAACGATCGTCAGCTTCGCGCTCGGCACCTTTCTCGGCATCGTCGCTGCCTGGCGGCGCGGCAGCAGGTTCGATGTCATCGTTTCCGTCGGCGCGATCTTCGCGACCTCGGTCCCAGCCGTCGTCACCTCGCTGATCGTGCTCTTCATCTTCGGTTTCACGCTCGGCTGGTTCCCGAACGGTTATGCCGCCGACCCGTCACTCGATCCGGCCTTCAGCCTGCACTATATCGGCAGCGTCGCCTATCACGGCATCCTGCCGATGGTAACCCTCTGCACCGTGCTGATCGGCGGCTTCACCGTCACCATGCGCAACAACATGATCAATCTGCTCGGCGAGGACTATATCGTCATGGCCCGCGCAAAGGGTCTGTCCGACCGGCATGTGATGCTCTGGTATGCGGCGCGCAATGCCCTGCTGCCGACCGTCTCCAGCCTTGCCATCGCCATCGGCACCATCCTCGGCGGCTCGCTGGTGACGGAGGTCGTCTACAACTATCCCGGCCTCGGCAACATTCTTTACCAGGCGATCCTCGCCCGCGATTACCCGGTCATCCAAGGCCAGCTCCTCATCATGACAGCGACCATGCTGATCGCCAATTTCATCGTCGACGTCAGCTATGTCATGCTCGACCCGCGGCTGAAGGGAGCATGA
- a CDS encoding ABC transporter permease, which produces MKALLRNRKALSGLVIIAFIVIVAIAAPLLTQYDPAARTGRPHQPPSLDHLLGTTRIGQDVFARLLYGARTSLAVGFGAGLLITLVGTALGIISGYRGGKTDEIISFFTNMVLVVPNLPLLLVLAAFIGQASPLVIALILGATSWAWGARVTRAETLSVKQKDFVKSAEMMGEPQWRIMSFEIFPNLISIVGINFIGSVIFAIITEATLEFLGLGDPKAVSWGTMLYNAQKASALSVGAWWDILTPCFALAFLGIGMSLLNFAVDEIANPRLRTGNHLKRWSLLVRSGEGRL; this is translated from the coding sequence ATGAAAGCCCTGCTTCGAAACCGCAAGGCGCTCAGCGGCCTCGTCATCATCGCTTTCATCGTCATCGTCGCGATCGCGGCGCCGTTGCTGACGCAGTACGATCCCGCCGCCCGCACCGGCCGGCCGCACCAGCCACCATCGCTCGACCATCTGCTCGGCACGACCCGCATCGGCCAGGATGTCTTCGCCCGGCTGCTTTACGGCGCCCGCACCTCGCTTGCCGTCGGCTTCGGCGCCGGGCTGCTGATCACGCTTGTCGGCACCGCGCTCGGCATCATTTCCGGCTATCGCGGCGGCAAGACCGACGAGATCATCAGCTTCTTCACCAACATGGTGCTTGTTGTTCCCAACCTGCCGCTGCTGCTGGTCCTTGCCGCCTTCATCGGCCAGGCAAGCCCTCTCGTCATCGCCCTCATCCTCGGCGCCACTTCCTGGGCTTGGGGCGCACGCGTCACCCGCGCCGAGACGCTCTCCGTCAAGCAGAAGGATTTCGTCAAATCCGCCGAGATGATGGGCGAGCCGCAATGGCGCATCATGTCCTTCGAGATCTTTCCCAACCTGATTTCGATCGTCGGCATCAATTTCATCGGCAGCGTCATTTTCGCAATCATCACCGAGGCGACGCTGGAGTTTCTCGGCCTCGGCGATCCCAAGGCGGTTTCCTGGGGCACGATGCTCTATAATGCGCAGAAGGCTTCGGCCCTCTCGGTCGGCGCCTGGTGGGATATTCTCACGCCCTGCTTCGCGCTCGCCTTCCTCGGCATCGGCATGTCGCTCCTGAATTTCGCCGTCGACGAGATCGCCAATCCACGTCTGCGCACCGGCAATCATCTGAAGCGCTGGTCGCTGCTCGTCCGTTCCGGGGAGGGCCGCCTGTGA